The Candidatus Omnitrophota bacterium genome window below encodes:
- a CDS encoding Maf and M48 domain-containing protein produces MKIYLASKSKARKKLLDKFGLKFKAFPSKVKEVNKRGNLSYAQLVKNNARNKAKDVASKVKEGIIIAADTICVQNGLIFGKPKNIQDARRMLKKLSSAPQWLYTGIAVIKKDKSTEKLVLDYEKTKVHMDRLNDKEISKYFKQVSPMDKAGSFDIQGKGAFFIKKIDGCFYNVVGLPLRKLYHIFKRFGVLSVICFVLLLCGCSTEYNLVTKQEEQYYYSTDKEVAMGQAINRQVEKELKFSNDPLQKKRLEDIGKKIVAVSDRKEIDYYFQVLQDDTVNAVSLPGGYIYVNTGLLDKVSSDDELACVLAHEVGHIVARHSIKKLQAMQSFSILRLLVAVAPTGGSGEIGNAADIAFTQFLLGYSREDELLADQLGARYAKRAGYDPHAMITFLNKLQDINRRMPLQEQSYFKTHPYVPDRIRIVKQEIGEPIKFSDYINIEQKPHE; encoded by the coding sequence ATGAAAATCTATTTAGCATCAAAATCAAAAGCCAGAAAAAAATTGTTAGATAAGTTTGGCTTGAAATTCAAAGCCTTTCCTTCTAAAGTCAAAGAAGTAAATAAACGCGGTAATTTATCTTATGCGCAATTAGTTAAGAATAATGCGCGCAATAAGGCCAAAGATGTAGCTTCGAAAGTAAAAGAGGGCATTATTATTGCCGCCGATACTATTTGCGTACAGAATGGGTTGATATTTGGCAAACCTAAAAATATTCAAGATGCCCGTCGAATGCTTAAAAAACTATCCAGCGCCCCGCAGTGGCTTTATACTGGGATAGCAGTGATCAAAAAAGACAAAAGCACAGAAAAGTTAGTATTAGATTATGAAAAAACAAAAGTCCATATGGACAGATTAAACGATAAAGAAATCAGTAAATATTTTAAACAGGTATCTCCAATGGATAAAGCAGGGAGTTTTGATATACAGGGGAAGGGGGCGTTTTTTATTAAGAAGATAGATGGCTGTTTTTATAACGTCGTAGGTTTGCCTTTACGAAAACTTTATCATATCTTTAAAAGGTTTGGGGTACTCTCTGTAATCTGTTTTGTCTTATTGCTTTGTGGCTGTTCTACCGAGTATAATCTTGTCACTAAACAGGAGGAGCAATATTATTACAGTACAGATAAAGAAGTGGCGATGGGACAGGCGATTAACCGCCAGGTAGAAAAAGAATTAAAATTCTCTAATGACCCTTTGCAGAAAAAACGCCTGGAGGATATCGGTAAGAAGATCGTCGCAGTAAGCGATAGAAAAGAGATCGATTATTATTTTCAGGTTTTGCAGGATGATACCGTGAATGCCGTTTCTTTGCCCGGAGGCTACATCTACGTAAATACCGGATTATTGGATAAAGTTTCTAGTGATGATGAGTTGGCTTGCGTTTTGGCGCACGAAGTCGGCCATATCGTTGCCCGGCATTCTATTAAAAAACTTCAGGCAATGCAAAGCTTTTCTATATTAAGATTGTTGGTAGCTGTAGCTCCTACTGGCGGCTCAGGAGAAATCGGTAATGCCGCCGATATTGCTTTTACCCAATTTCTCCTTGGATATAGCCGGGAGGATGAGTTGCTGGCGGATCAATTGGGGGCCCGTTATGCTAAGCGGGCCGGCTATGATCCGCACGCGATGATTACTTTTTTAAATAAACTGCAGGATATAAACCGTAGGATGCCACTTCAGGAACAATCATATTTTAAAACCCACCCCTATGTTCCTGACAGGATTAGAATTGTTAAGCAGGAAATTGGCGAGCCAATTAAATTTAGCGATTATATCAATATTGAACAGAAGCCGCATGAATAA
- the pyrE gene encoding orotate phosphoribosyltransferase: MKNLKTMQLKDKLFELLNKEALKRGKFVLSSGKKSNYYLDGRVITLDPEGAYLVADIILDMVKDEALDAIGGPTLGADPIVGALAALSYINKQPIKTFIVRKQAKEHGTQRQVEGPELKKGQRVILIDDVATSGKAILEAKQALDKIGVVAEKAIVIVDRNQGAAENLAKAGLKLESIFKIADFGL, translated from the coding sequence ATGAAAAACTTAAAAACCATGCAATTAAAAGATAAATTATTTGAATTATTGAATAAAGAGGCTTTAAAAAGAGGAAAATTTGTGCTTTCTTCAGGTAAAAAAAGCAATTATTACCTTGATGGCCGGGTAATTACTTTGGATCCTGAAGGTGCCTATCTGGTTGCCGATATAATATTGGATATGGTTAAAGATGAAGCTTTGGATGCTATCGGCGGGCCGACTTTAGGAGCTGATCCTATTGTAGGGGCATTGGCTGCTTTAAGTTATATCAATAAACAGCCAATTAAAACTTTTATTGTGCGTAAACAGGCAAAAGAGCATGGAACGCAGAGGCAGGTGGAAGGTCCGGAATTAAAAAAAGGCCAACGTGTGATTCTTATAGATGATGTAGCTACTAGTGGAAAAGCAATCCTGGAAGCCAAACAGGCTTTGGATAAAATAGGAGTAGTCGCCGAGAAGGCAATTGTGATTGTTGACCGCAACCAAGGGGCTGCTGAAAATTTAGCTAAAGCAGGTTTGAAGCTAGAGTCAATTTTTAAGATCGCCGATTTCGGTCTCTAG
- a CDS encoding NAD(P)/FAD-dependent oxidoreductase codes for MKKIKIVVVGAGPSGMMAAIHAASLGREVILLERKATLGNKLLLSGKGRCNLTNTEELQYFLKRFSNGDFLRDAFKKFFSPELISFFEERGLKLKVERQMRVFPQSDRSSSVLDILKKELIKQKVEIICKSKVVDLLVANGAARGVRLEDQKDIAADRIILAGGGASYSFTGSDASLINIAKRFGHTIVPLKAGLVPLDVKQSYLKKIEGLTLRNIRFSAKVLGGSATICGGKFSDGKTQINSEIGELVFTSTGISGPLVISLSGKVSDLLGPGKKVYVDIDLKPALSIEQLDGRLLREFKSNSKKIIQNMLKELLPLRLIKVFTNITGINPLKKCSQITQGERQKIISLLKGFRMEISGPRPIEEGMVTRGGVSLKEINPRTMESRLIKGLYFCGEMIDIDADTGGFNLQAAFSTGYLAGESVAIS; via the coding sequence GTGAAAAAAATAAAAATTGTAGTAGTTGGAGCAGGGCCGTCAGGGATGATGGCGGCAATCCATGCAGCATCTTTAGGCCGGGAGGTCATCCTTCTTGAAAGGAAGGCTACCTTAGGCAATAAACTTCTCTTAAGCGGCAAAGGCCGCTGCAATCTCACTAATACCGAAGAGCTGCAATATTTTCTGAAACGTTTCTCTAACGGAGATTTTTTAAGAGATGCATTTAAGAAATTCTTTTCCCCAGAATTAATCTCCTTTTTTGAGGAACGCGGTTTAAAGTTAAAAGTTGAGCGTCAAATGCGCGTATTCCCTCAGAGTGACCGATCATCTAGTGTCTTAGACATATTAAAAAAAGAATTAATTAAACAAAAAGTAGAAATCATTTGTAAAAGTAAAGTAGTTGATTTGCTTGTTGCTAATGGCGCAGCCAGAGGAGTGCGCTTAGAGGATCAAAAAGATATTGCGGCTGACCGGATAATTTTAGCCGGGGGAGGGGCAAGTTACAGTTTTACCGGTTCCGACGCATCACTAATAAATATCGCCAAGAGATTCGGGCATACGATTGTTCCTCTAAAAGCAGGTTTAGTGCCGCTTGATGTGAAACAAAGTTATCTTAAAAAAATAGAAGGCCTCACTTTGCGTAATATCAGGTTTTCCGCCAAAGTCCTTGGCGGATCCGCCACGATTTGTGGCGGAAAATTTTCCGATGGTAAAACACAGATTAACTCTGAAATAGGAGAACTGGTTTTTACGTCGACCGGAATATCCGGGCCGCTTGTAATTTCTTTAAGCGGCAAGGTAAGCGATTTATTGGGGCCAGGCAAAAAAGTTTATGTGGATATAGATCTAAAACCGGCATTATCGATTGAGCAGTTGGATGGGCGCTTGCTTAGAGAGTTTAAATCCAACTCCAAAAAAATTATTCAGAATATGCTCAAAGAATTATTGCCTTTACGTTTAATTAAAGTTTTTACAAATATTACAGGAATCAACCCGCTTAAAAAATGCAGCCAGATTACGCAAGGCGAAAGGCAAAAGATCATTTCCTTGCTTAAAGGTTTTCGCATGGAGATTTCTGGTCCCCGTCCCATTGAAGAAGGTATGGTTACCCGGGGAGGAGTGAGTCTAAAGGAAATAAACCCGCGCACTATGGAATCACGCCTGATTAAGGGATTATATTTCTGCGGAGAGATGATTGATATAGACGCGGATACCGGCGGATTTAACCTTCAGGCAGCTTTTTCGACGGGGTATTTGGCGGGGGAGAGCGTGGCGATAAGTTAA